A genomic region of Candidatus Methylacidiphilales bacterium contains the following coding sequences:
- a CDS encoding 6-carboxytetrahydropterin synthase, with protein sequence MRVTLTREFGFDAAQSLTIFPEGHKCRQLHGHSFTLQVSAEGEVDPATGLLFDHARIKEAAQPFVDELDHRYLNEIPGLENPTIEVMCKWFWDRIKPRLPELSEIMILETPRAWCRYRGD encoded by the coding sequence ATGCGAGTCACCCTCACGCGCGAATTCGGCTTCGACGCCGCCCAGTCGCTCACCATCTTTCCCGAAGGCCACAAGTGCCGCCAGCTGCACGGGCATTCCTTCACCCTGCAGGTTTCCGCCGAGGGGGAGGTCGATCCCGCCACCGGACTGCTCTTCGACCACGCACGGATCAAGGAAGCGGCCCAGCCTTTTGTCGATGAACTCGACCACCGTTACCTCAACGAAATCCCCGGATTGGAAAACCCCACCATCGAGGTCATGTGCAAGTGGTTCTGGGACCGGATCAAACCCCGGCTCCCGGAATTGAGCGAGATCATGATCCTCGAGACCCCCCGTGCGTGGTGCCGCTACCGTGGGGATTGA
- a CDS encoding HAD-IA family hydrolase — protein MPLFQLPRREFAGFIFDCDGTLADSMQVHYEAWCAAFHDFHPGLSFPRDLYYSWAGLSTRGVVERVNAIHGLSLDPEQIATRKEDLYLEKLPAVQPIPEVATFARTIARTHPVSVATGAWRRVAGETLKWVGLGDVFSIIITPEDVVRGKPAPDMFLLAAERMGVAPQDCLVFEDGQPGIEGARAAGMEVVVIPTPWDGA, from the coding sequence ATGCCCCTCTTCCAACTCCCACGGCGGGAATTCGCCGGTTTCATCTTCGACTGTGATGGCACCCTGGCCGACTCGATGCAGGTCCACTACGAGGCCTGGTGCGCTGCCTTCCACGACTTCCATCCCGGATTGTCCTTCCCCCGCGACCTCTACTATTCCTGGGCCGGGTTGAGTACCCGGGGCGTGGTCGAACGGGTCAATGCCATCCATGGCCTATCCCTCGACCCGGAACAAATCGCCACCCGCAAGGAAGACCTCTACCTGGAAAAACTACCCGCCGTGCAGCCGATCCCGGAGGTGGCCACGTTCGCCCGCACCATCGCCCGCACCCATCCGGTGTCGGTGGCCACGGGCGCTTGGCGCCGGGTGGCTGGCGAGACCCTGAAATGGGTCGGCCTGGGTGACGTCTTCTCCATCATCATCACTCCGGAGGACGTGGTCCGGGGTAAACCGGCACCGGACATGTTCCTGCTCGCCGCCGAACGGATGGGCGTGGCCCCACAAGACTGCCTGGTCTTTGAAGACGGGCAACCAGGCATCGAAGGCGCCCGCGCCGCCGGGATGGAGGTTGTGGTCATCCCGACCCCTTGGGACGGCGCTTAG
- a CDS encoding protein kinase yields the protein MTYADLVPNAQLGHYTIVQHVAEGGMGHVYKGFEASLNREVAIKVLKPELASEKDKLESFDREAQSIAALRHPNIVPIYFVGHQGDLHYFVMPFVSGITLDEWIESETPLSTEQAFWIMTQAIEALEWAYRHNIVHMDIKPSNFLVDDSGVIYLTDFGLAHSLSAPLKSGGDCFGTPAYMSPEQILQTATDQRSDIYSLGASLYHLLTCRFLHDGETVSEIVRGHVEGDFPLAEAQMTGLPPGWIHLLYKMTRRQVGDRYQDYAELRTALEHVDLLGPVTPEGQSTDAPPSVVPVPLRSSLPREELFGILSPKFRGWAKNAIDLGAENKKQEILNAISNPMKPLLLNRAATHLKEIAEVSEVSMTDLADALNALPEIEKFIIELARCDLYRTDEENPGRKKAIKTVGVDLSRQLVLFGIVLRQDFKSNPEFDWHPYWQHAVNTGVIARVVMEIAMGEYVPGRGRVEPAGSGGLTSVLSRHALRKARDQAFLAGLIHGIGKLVLGEIIPFPYYNALRYAMDNQCSLSETETHYFGINHHEAGAAWLEAQRFDSAYRQVALHYGACGQKSPLLASAVGVAHQVAKVNGFGYSGSAVVEFRDLWNCRAWQEVVNAARAEMPDHSTLENQFLPATGRIPLLQMPIYI from the coding sequence ATGACTTACGCTGATTTGGTGCCCAATGCCCAACTGGGCCATTACACCATTGTACAGCACGTGGCCGAAGGGGGGATGGGGCATGTCTACAAGGGCTTCGAGGCCAGCCTGAACCGCGAAGTCGCCATCAAAGTGCTCAAGCCGGAGCTGGCCTCGGAAAAGGACAAATTGGAGAGCTTTGACCGTGAAGCCCAGAGCATCGCCGCGCTGCGTCATCCCAACATCGTGCCGATCTACTTCGTCGGACACCAGGGAGACCTGCACTACTTTGTCATGCCCTTCGTCAGCGGCATCACCCTGGACGAGTGGATCGAGAGCGAGACCCCGCTCAGCACCGAGCAGGCCTTCTGGATCATGACCCAGGCCATCGAAGCTTTGGAGTGGGCCTACCGCCACAACATCGTCCACATGGACATCAAACCGTCGAATTTTCTCGTCGATGACAGCGGGGTCATTTACTTGACCGACTTCGGACTGGCTCACTCCCTGAGTGCGCCGCTCAAATCCGGGGGGGATTGTTTCGGCACCCCCGCCTACATGAGCCCCGAGCAGATCCTGCAGACGGCCACCGACCAGCGCAGCGACATCTACTCGCTGGGGGCCTCCCTGTACCATCTCCTGACCTGCCGGTTCCTCCACGATGGAGAGACGGTGAGTGAAATCGTGCGCGGTCATGTCGAAGGGGATTTTCCCCTGGCCGAGGCCCAGATGACCGGTCTGCCTCCCGGGTGGATTCATTTGCTTTACAAGATGACGCGCCGGCAGGTCGGGGATCGTTACCAGGATTATGCCGAGTTGCGGACCGCGCTGGAGCATGTCGATCTCCTCGGTCCGGTGACTCCGGAGGGTCAATCGACGGATGCGCCCCCCTCGGTTGTGCCCGTGCCCCTGCGCTCGAGTCTCCCGCGGGAGGAACTCTTCGGCATCCTCAGTCCGAAGTTCCGGGGTTGGGCCAAAAACGCCATCGACCTCGGGGCGGAAAACAAGAAGCAGGAGATCCTCAACGCCATTTCCAATCCGATGAAGCCGTTGCTGCTCAATCGCGCGGCCACCCATTTGAAGGAAATCGCCGAGGTTTCCGAAGTCAGCATGACCGACCTGGCCGATGCGCTCAACGCCCTGCCCGAGATCGAGAAGTTCATCATTGAACTGGCCCGTTGCGATTTGTACCGCACCGACGAGGAGAACCCGGGACGGAAAAAAGCGATCAAAACCGTGGGCGTTGACCTGTCGCGGCAGTTGGTCCTCTTCGGGATCGTGCTGCGGCAGGATTTCAAATCCAACCCCGAGTTTGACTGGCATCCCTACTGGCAGCACGCGGTCAACACCGGCGTGATCGCCCGGGTGGTCATGGAAATAGCCATGGGCGAGTACGTACCCGGTCGGGGCCGGGTGGAACCGGCGGGCAGCGGCGGGCTGACCAGCGTGTTGTCCCGTCACGCCCTCAGGAAGGCCAGAGACCAGGCCTTCCTGGCCGGTCTGATCCATGGCATTGGCAAGCTGGTGTTGGGGGAGATCATCCCCTTCCCCTATTACAACGCCCTGCGCTACGCCATGGACAACCAGTGCAGCCTGTCCGAAACCGAAACCCATTACTTCGGCATCAACCACCACGAAGCCGGGGCGGCCTGGCTGGAGGCACAGCGCTTTGACAGTGCCTACCGCCAGGTCGCCCTGCACTACGGGGCCTGCGGCCAGAAATCCCCGCTCCTGGCCAGCGCCGTCGGGGTGGCCCACCAAGTGGCCAAGGTCAACGGCTTCGGCTACTCCGGCAGCGCGGTGGTGGAATTCCGCGACCTCTGGAACTGCCGCGCCTGGCAGGAAGTGGTCAATGCCGCGCGTGCGGAGATGCCCGACCATTCAACCCTGGAGAACCAGTTTCTTCCCGCCACCGGCCGCATCCCCCTCCTCCAGATGCCGATCTACATTTGA
- a CDS encoding formyltetrahydrofolate deformylase yields MRGAATVGIEAASVKQFLTLTLIGKDKSGVIASVTQTLFQHKANIEALEEQVTRGRFSMTLQASWSAEDFEEKKVRSALGALAVRLGMELKLHFSARGRRQRLAILVTREPHALEALLAAVRARRLAADPVVVIGNRPDLKPLAQKAGIPFVHVPFTERALAEKRVLEELEKAGADFIVLARFMKILSPDFVWRWKNKIINIHPSLLPAFPGASAYRQAYEKGVKVVGVTAHFVTPDLDQGPIICQEAFKTKPGESLAGIVKRGQAAEARALLRAVQLYLRKRLDVHWGRVYGV; encoded by the coding sequence GTGCGTGGTGCCGCTACCGTGGGGATTGAAGCCGCCTCCGTGAAGCAGTTCCTCACCCTCACCCTCATCGGGAAAGACAAATCCGGGGTCATCGCCTCGGTCACCCAGACCCTTTTCCAGCACAAGGCCAATATCGAAGCGCTGGAAGAACAAGTCACCCGCGGACGCTTCAGCATGACCTTGCAGGCTTCCTGGTCGGCGGAAGATTTCGAGGAAAAGAAAGTCCGCTCCGCCCTGGGTGCACTGGCCGTGCGGCTGGGCATGGAATTGAAGCTGCATTTCAGCGCCCGCGGACGCCGCCAGCGCCTGGCCATCCTCGTCACCCGTGAACCGCACGCCCTGGAAGCCCTCCTGGCCGCGGTGCGGGCCCGCCGCCTGGCCGCCGATCCCGTGGTGGTCATCGGCAACCGCCCCGATCTCAAGCCACTGGCGCAAAAAGCCGGCATCCCCTTCGTCCATGTGCCGTTCACCGAACGGGCCCTGGCCGAGAAGCGCGTGCTGGAAGAGCTGGAAAAAGCCGGTGCGGATTTCATCGTCCTGGCCCGTTTCATGAAGATCCTCTCGCCGGACTTCGTCTGGCGCTGGAAGAACAAGATCATCAACATCCATCCCTCCCTCCTGCCCGCTTTTCCCGGGGCCTCGGCCTACCGGCAGGCCTACGAGAAGGGGGTCAAAGTCGTCGGGGTCACAGCGCACTTTGTCACCCCCGACCTCGACCAGGGTCCGATCATCTGCCAGGAGGCCTTCAAAACCAAGCCGGGGGAATCCCTGGCCGGCATCGTCAAGCGCGGTCAGGCCGCGGAAGCACGCGCCTTGTTGCGCGCGGTCCAGCTCTACCTCCGCAAACGTCTGGATGTGCACTGGGGCCGGGTCTACGGCGTTTGA